GTAATTGGCGTTATGCCAATCAGGTGCCAACGGATAGCTGGAGAAGTCAGATGACACTGCCGCGTGAGCTGACTTTGAAAGAATGCGAAGGTCATACAAAGCTGGTTCAGCATTTTCCAAAGGAGCTTGAACAATGGTTCAATCACACAACTGAGATTGAAAGAACGGTAAATTCAAACGGGATCAACATTGATGTTGAACAGGGCCCAGTGTATCTTGATTTGAATACACCATGTCCAAAGAGCGGAGAACTCCAAATCGCATTGAACTATTCTGATCAGACGCATACTGTCATTCAGTTCAACTTTAACGAGAAAAAACTCTCTCTCAAACGTTCAAATTCAGGAAAAGTTGATTTCTCAGAGCTGTTTTCAAAAGATCAGGAGTTATTCTTCAGAGATCTGACAGAACTCCAGCTTACAATGGTTATTGATACATTTTCAGTGGAGTTGCTGATGAATAATGGAGAGTATGCATTAACAAGTCTTCAATTTCCTGATGAATTTCTTAAGGGTATTAGTCTTAAAACAGATGCTGGAGAAGTCTTGATAAAGGGTGTTATGAAACAATAGGTAAGAGCGGATCTGGGTTTAACTCAGGTTCGCTTTTTTTATGAACAATTGTACTTAAATAATCGAACTCTTTGTGAACCACTTGAAATTCGATCCGGTTTGCTTTAAAGTGGATAAATAATATCCATAATAGATAAAAGACATCCATATTAAACAAGAGGTGAATAAAATGAGATTAACCAACGGAGTTGAACAGGCTCTCTGTATCCTTGTCCTGCTGGCTACACAGGAAAAGCAGATTCCTGTTGCCACAGATGTAGTCAGCAAGAAGCTGGAGGTATCTCCTTCTTATTTGAAAAAGATTATGAGGAAACTGGTCGTCAGAGGGATTATCAAATCGGTGCCGGGATCAAAAGGCGGCGTAACGCTTGCGAAGGATCCAGCAGACATTATGATGCTTGATATCCTGGAGGCAATGGAAGGTGAGATGAAGATGTTTCCTGATAATGGACTCATTGAGAAGGTGTTCAATGACAGTGAAAATGCTGGCAGGGGTCAAAAGATTATCAGAAATGTATTTCACGGTGCGGATCAGCAGCTCATTGAATACTTTTCTTCAATCACAGGAGAGGATTTGCTGAAACAGGGTTTTGGTGAAATGGAGAAACCACAGCTGGATTGGAATGAGCTGACAGAGGAAGAGAAATCAGGTGAATTGAAGTGAATATGTTCAAGTATGACTGGCAATCTTTACTAAAAAATAAGAAGATGCTTGGGACTGCAATTGTCATGATGTTTATTCCGGTGATTTATGCCGGTATCATTTTATCTTCATTCTGGGACCCATTTAATCAGACAGATCATATGGCTGTTGCAGTGGTCAATGAGGATCAGCCGGCAGATGTTGAGGGGACTACACTCACGATAGGTGAAGACCTCGTAGATGAACTGAAAACAAATAAAGACTTTGACTGGCACTTTGTCAGTAAAGCAGAGGCTGAAAAAGGGTTTGATGATAACGACTATTATATGATGGTCGTCATTCCGGAGAACTTTTCATCCAATGCAGCGACTGTAATGGATGACGAGCCTGAAAAAATGAATTTGAACTATAAAATTAATCCGGGGCGTAATTATTTTATTGAAAGTATCAGCAGCAATGCGGCAGACAGTCTGAATCAAAGCATTTCAGACCGTGTGACTGAAAGCTACGTGAAGGTGCTGTTTGATCAAATCAGTGAGCTCGGTAATGGGCTGGCGGAAGCAGCTGATGGATCAGGTCAGCTTGAGGACGGCACCAATACAGCGAAAGACGGTGCTGCCGAACTGACAAAGCAGCTTGCAAAACTGACTGACGGGACGCTCACCTTTCAGGATGGTGCGAATGAGTTAAATGTTGGTCTGCAGCAGTTTGCTGAGGGCGTGAATCAGTTGAACACTGGTGCGGCAGATCTCACAGACGGCATTCATCAGTTTGCTGATGGAACCGGTGCGCTTGCATCGGGTGCTGAAAGTCTGCAGGAAGGAACCGCTGCTTATACAGCAGGTGTTGCACAGGTTGCTGAAGGGGCAGATGCTCTTTCTGAAGGAACGTCTCAGCTGAATGAAAAGTCTGCGTCACTCGTGAGTGGAGCAAATGATGTCGCAGCCGGTGTGAATGCAGTCGATGAAAATATAAACAGAGCACAGCAGGAGGGCAGTGCACCGCTTGCAGCAGGACTTGAGCAAATGCGCCAACAGGCATCTGCTCTAACTGACAGTCAAGGACTATCATCGCTTGTTGATGGCATAGGCGAATTACAGGATGGCATGTATCAGCTGTCAGAGGGAAGCAGTAATCTGACAGACGGTCTTACGCAAATGCAGGAGCTGTCCACAGCACTGAGCCAGGCAATTAAAGAAGGAGATATGGAGCAGGCAGCCGCACTATCAGATCAGATGGCTGCACTTAACCAGCAGCTGCTCCCTGGTGCCGAGTCTCTTGAAAATGGCATTAGTGGGATTGCTTCTGGTGGAACTGACCTGAGAGCGGGACTAAGCGATTTTGCTGATCAGATTCCTGCACTTATTAATGGTTTTAATCAGGCAGCTGATGGGGCTCAGTCGTTAAATAACTCACTAATGCAGCTTGCAGATGGCACAGGGGAACTCGCAACCGGTGCGGATTCACTGAAAGAAGGAACAACTGGTTATACGCAGGCTGTGAATGAGATCAATACCGGTGCTGCTGAACTGGCTTCAGGCGCGCAGGCACTGGACGGAAAATCCGGTGAATTAAGCAGTGGTGTACAGCAGATCGCTGATGGCTCAACTGAACTGAATCAGAATACCAGTGCGCTGGTTGATGGCTCAGATCAACTCGCGTCAGGACTTGGAGAGCTTGCAGGCAATACCCCTGCACTCACAGAAGGGTCAGCGGCACTTTCATCAGGTTCAGCAGATCTCTCAGACGGGGCAACACAGCTGACAGATGGCTCGCGTGATCTCGGTGAAGGACTGTCTGAACTCAGCAGCGGATCAGCAGAATTGGCTGCAAAACTGCTGGATGGTGCAGAAGAAGCAGGTAGCGTTCATGCAGATGATCAGACGTATGCTATGATGGCAGCACCTGCAGAAACTTCTGTTGAAAAAGTATCTGATGTTCCAAACTATGGACACGCACTCGCACCAAACTTCCTGTCAATCGGCCTTTTTATAGCGGCACTTGCATTCAATATGATCTTTCCGCTCGGTCAGGCTAAGATTCTTCCGGCATCCGGCAGGGAGTTCTGGTTGAGTAAAGCAAGTATTGCAGCTGTGCAGGCGATCATGAGTGCACTGATTCTTGATGCGATCGTGATATACGGACTGGGGCTTGAGATTGATCATATCGGTCTCTTTATTGCAATCTCGATTGTATCGTCTCTGGCTTATATGTTCCTTGTTACACTGCTCGTCGTGGGACTTGGAAATCCGGGGCGCTTTATCGCAATGGTTGGACTGGTTGTGCAGCTGGCAGCAAGTGGCGCTATGTTCCCGAGAGAACTGACAGCCCCATTTTTCGAAGCAATTAACCCATACTTGCCAATGACCTATGTGATCTATGGCTTTAGAGAGGCGATTTTTTCTGCAGAGGGTATGTATATGTATGATTTAAGTATTGGTATTCTGGTGGCACTGATTTTATTATGCAACGTGTTGTTATGGCGTGTGTTTTCGAGGAAGGCACATAAGCTGGAAGCGGCAGAAGTAACAACAGTTTAAGTAAATTAACATTATCCATAAAATCAAAGATACCCGTATCATTCAGTTGAATGATACGGGTAGTTTTATTCCTTTTCATCTAAAAAATTAAATCTCACTCCGTAATCCGATCCGCATGACTATAAATATTCAAGCTGTTTCCTCTGATAAATCCACATGCCGTTATTCCAAGATCATGTGCAAGCTCAATCGCAAGTGTAGTCGGCGCAGATTTTGACAGCACGATCCCGACACCGATTTTAGAAACCTTCAGCAGTACTTCAGATGAGATCCTTCCGCTGAAAACAATGACTTTACCCTTTAGCGGAATCCGGTTCTTCAGGCAGTGACCGTAGATCTTATCAAGTGCGTTGTGGCGCCCGATATCAGAGTGGGCGATGACGATATCATCCGTTGTGCAGAGGGCCGCGTTATGCAGCCCGCCTGTCTTTTGAAAATCTGTAGAGCTTTCCTGCATTTTTTTCATGAGACTCAGACAGTTTCTAACCGGAATGGTGGATTTTTTAGCAATCGTTTTAGCTGTTTTCACGTCATTCTGAAAATAAAACTGTCTGCTTTTGCCGCAGCATGAGCCGATAAATCGCTTCGAGTGGAACTCTCTGCCGGCAGGTGTTTTATTTACAAGCTCAGCGTAAGCGAACCCACGATCCTCATTGATCTCAAGCGACTCAATTTCATCGACTCTTCTGATCATACCTTCTGAAGCGAGAAATCCGATGACCAGTTCTTCAAGGTGAGAGGGGGTGCAGACCATTGTCGCAAATTCCTCACCGTTTACGTAGATCGTCATTGCATATTCAGTTGCGATCTGATCATCTGTTTCACTCAGCGATTCACCGTCATAACGGATGATCGTTCTCTGCTCCATTACTTCTTCATTCACCGTGATCACCTCGTTAGTTTGCTTCTGTTTCAAGGTCGTCAATGCGTTTTTCAAGATACTGAGTATCCTTGCGTGCGTTGAAACGCTCAGCCTTTTCAACCGTTACAGTAATATTGTAATCAGGAATTCCTGCATACTTTTCATAGCGTCCGCGTGGAAGCAGGAAGTTACCTTCAGGGAAGTGCACTTCAAGATTTCCTTTTGCAATATCAACGAATTTCGCACGGCCCTGGAATACGCCGAATCCGTTGTACACAACAATACCTTCGCCTTCAGCAATGCTCAGTCTTCTTCCGTCTTCAGCATTCATTAATACGTCATAGCGACCCGCATTGTTAAACGGATCCTTCTCTTTATAGACCATTGAGTTGAACTGCTTACCGCGGCGTGACGTCACAACGAACTGTCCGTCTTTTTTGCCGAGGTCAGGGATATCAACAGAGATCAGATTCCCTTTACCGTCAGGCGTCGGGCAGATCCCGTCTTCACATAACCAGGCGCCGCCCCACTGGAAGACATCTCCCTGCTTTTTCAAATGCTGTACGCCGTCATAGTTTGTGTTGGCTTTTGCAATTTCTTCACGGATTGCCTGTCCATCTTTGAAATCAACGAGATGAGCTGTTTCAGGCTTCACGCGTTTTGCAAGATCAATATAAATTTTCCACTCAGCTCGTGCTTCCTCCACCTGATTTTTATTACCTTCAATCTCAGGTGAGAAGTAGACCATGCGCTCAGTTGACGTACTCGTTCCGCCGCCTTCCTGTTCGTAACGCGTTTTAGCAGGGAGGACAATGACGGCTTCTTTTGCGTCAACAAGCGTACTTGTATTTAAAATGATATCCTGATGCACGCGGATATCGAGTTCTGATAGCGCCTGTTCAACAAAGTCCGGATCAGGCATTGTTTCAAGGAAGTTACCTCCTGAAAGGTAATACATTTTAATTTTGCGTTCGTGATCCTCAGGGAGTACAGCATTTTCAAGCGTCACGCCGACAATATCACCCTGCCATTTTGGAATCTCAAAGTTCCACAGCTTTTCCATACGCTCAATGTTCGCATCGTTAAAGTCACTGCCCGGCAGTACGAAAGGATCAGCGCCCATTTCACCGCTGCCCTGAACAGATGAGTGTCCACGGAATGGCATTAGACCGGCATACTTGCGTCCAAGATGACCGCGCAGCAGGGCAAGGTTTGCCACCTGTGAAATGTTATCTGTTGCAAAAGAGTGCATCGTTAGTCCGAGTGCCCATGCATAAACTGCATTTTTGCTGTTGGCGAGCAGTGTTGAAAGCTCAATAATTCGCTCTTTTGGCACACCTGATGATTCAATGATGTCTTCCCATGACTGATCCGCCACTGTTTGCTTGAGTTCTTCATACCCGTTCACATGCTCCTGGACAAACGAGTGGTTAATTGCTGAGCCTTCTTTTTCCTGCTCCATTTCAAACCAGTGCTTCATGATCCCGTGCATAAAGGCGATGTCTCCGCCGATATTGACCTGATAAAAGTCGTCTGCAATTTTTGTTCCAAACATCGCCGATTCCATATTCGAAGGCACCCAGTAATTATCCATTGCAGGCTCACGGTACGGGTTAACAACAATGATCTTTGTGCCTTTTTTCTTCGCTGCAAGCATATATTTCGTTGATACAGGTGACGAATTTGATGCAACGCTGCCCCAGAATAACAGGACGTCTGTGCCAATCCAATCAAGATAATTAGATGTACTTGCGCCGACTCCGATAGAACGCTTAAGTGCTGTTTTACTTGGTGAGTGACAGATTCTTGATGCATTGTCGATATGATTTGTACCAAGGAAGCGTGCAACTTTTCCTGCCACGTAGTATGACTCGTTTGTAATTCCGCGTGCAGTTAGGAAGAAAGCATACTGCTTTGGATCAAGTTTTTTCATTTTTGCTGCGATCATATCCATTGCATCATCCCAGCTGAGACGGGAGAATTTGCGTTCACCCGGTCTTCTGATCAGTGGATAGGGGATGCGGCCAAGTTCGCGCAGCTCTGCGCTTGAATACTGTCGCAGTTCATCAATGTCTGCGTGCAGAATCTCGGGTTTCACTGCCGGCATGGTGTTCAGTCTGAGTACATTCAGGCGGGTTGTGCAGACGTGGGGGCCTTTCAAGGTCTGGTCGTAAAGACCGGATACGCCAAGCGCACAGCCATCGCATACGCCTTTTGTAATGATGGATGTTGCATAGCCAAGGTTATCACGGTTTTTCCATGCGATTTTTGCTGTGTCTGTAAAGTGGTGTGGTTTAATTTTGCCGACGCCGAACGGGACTTTGCTGACCCAGAGTGACGGATCTGGTTTTTTCGAAATTTTTACCGGTCCCGGATGCTGTGTTTTTCCCATTGTAATCATCCTTTTTCTAAGTATTAGCTGTATCAAAGCGGGCTGTTGATTGTAGCTCCAGGGGGGGACGCTTCCCGCAGGGCCGGCGCTGAGCCTCCTCGCGCTTCGCGCTGCGGGGTCTCAGCTGTCCGGCTTCTCCTGCTGGAGTCGCCCCCTTCCGCTACAATCAACAGCTGTGCAGTAACAATAATGTTCTTCAATAAAGCCAGGTTTGAAATAAAAAACCACCTGAAACACCGCTCAGATTTGAACGGTGTTTCAGGTGGTTAGTCTTTAACAGGATCGCTGCCAAGCGCCAATCCACGTTTGTATGCGATTAGTTGTCTCGAAATTTGTCTTCAAGGTTTTCATCAAAAATGAATATGGACATGCCTGCATCTTTTTCTATATTGATGTCCACATACAGATCAACGAAATTTGCGCCAACCAGCTCTTCCATTTCAACCGGTCTGTGTTTTTGGTAGAGGTCTTTGACCATTTCGGTTCTCGCTGCGCGGAGCATCTGTTTTCCTTCATTTGCCCCTGCGATGAACTTTTCAACTGGTGAAAGATTTCCTTCCATTTCACAGATCGCCCAGTTTTTACAGAATGTCGTCTTAATCTGGCTTGGGCCTTTACCCATATGACGCTTTCTGAATGCTCTTACAAGGTTACTGAATTCCGCTTCGTATTTACCCAAAGTTGCGACAATCCCTCTTTGTTTATTTATCTATATTTATCTTTATTATGATAGCACTGTAAAGAATTGTACACCAATTTTTTTATCCTGCAAGCTTGTCTGCTTCCTTTGCATTGTTCTCACGCTTCAGCTTGTTAATATCTATACGCGTTAGGAATGTAATAACAAGGGCGACCAGAAATAGTGCAGCAAAGAAGTTCAGACTGTTTGCGTAACTGCCTGTTGTATCCTTGATCCACGCGGCAAATAGTGGTCCGGCAAGACCTGCAGCTGCCCATGCAGTCAGGATATAACCGTGAATCGCACCGAGCTGTTTCGTGCCGAACATGTCTCCGATGTAGGCAGGAATCGATGCAAATCCGCCGCCATAACAAGTATAGATCACTGCAAGCATGATCTGGAATAAAATTGCTTCTGATGTCATTGGTAACAAGAAGAACAGGGCTGCCTGAAGAACGAAAAATGTTGTGTAAGTATTTGTTCTGCCGATGAGATCTGATATCGATGCCCAGCCAATTCTGCCAAGTCCGTTAAAGATACCGAGTGCCCCGACAAGGATCGCAGCTTCTTCAACTGATAAACCAATACTTTCTTCAGCGAGTGGTTTTGCTGCAGATAAAATAGCAATCCCGCACGTTACATTAATAAATAGCATTAGCCATAGGAAGTAAAAGCGCTTTGTTTTGATTGCTTCGTTGGCCGTAAGTTGAGAAAGATCCTGCGGCACTTTTTTCTTTTTGCCTGGACTATCAGCGTTAAAGCCTTTTGGTGCCCAGTCAGCTGCCGGACGCTCAAGGTAAAGCGATGACAGGAACATTACGGCGAAATAAATGATTCCTAATGTAAAGAATGTGCCTGCAATTCCAATAGATGTGATCAGGCTGTTCATGACAGGACTGGCGATGGCTGCTGCGAAACCAAAGCCCATGATCGCAAGGCCTGTCGCGAGCCCACGGCGGTCAGGGAACCATTTGACAAGTGTCGATACAGGAGCGATATAACCAACCCCAAGCCCAATTCCGCCAAATACCCCGTAGAATAAATAGAGCAGCGGGAGCGAGCCGAGCTGGACAGCGAATCCTGAACCGGTGACACCGATTCCGAAAAACACAGCTGCAACAATCCCTGATTTTCTCGGTCCATGCTTTTCTACAAAGTGACCCATAAAAGCTGCTGAAAGCCCGAGGAAGAGAATCGCCAGACTGAATGTAAGCTGAACCTGGCTTGAACTCCAGCCGAATTCATCGATCAGCGGATTCGTAAAATTACTCCAGGCATAGACTGAGCCGATTGAGATGTGAATCCCTACAGCTGACAAAGCAATGAGCCAGCGGTTTTTTGTCTTTTTCATCTTTCATACCCCTTTGTTGTTTTTTGACATAAAAAACCGCCACAACGGTTTCTGGGCAAAGGTGCCCGGAAAAGTGTGACGGTAGCTAAACATACAGGTTCGCTGTATATAACCACTATAGTCTCTAAAGCGCTTTCAATTTTCAGCTGGCAGGGGAACAGGGTCGCTATTCATATCAGTCTGAGATTTGAGAGAGGCTAAAGAAAGTTCGTAATTTGTTCATAATTTTCTGTTTTATCTTATAAAAATTCATGCAGCAGGTCAAGAAGTTTTTGAAATCTGCAAAGTGTCTGTAGAAGATTGTATTTCATTTTGAAGCATACTTATCAGTTTCTCTCAGGCATATTCGAGTTAACAAATAGAGGTGATAAATGTGTTATGATGGTATAAATTATGAATAACATATACTTTTAAATAAGTATTATTTTGTATATTTGAAAT
This region of Jeotgalibacillus malaysiensis genomic DNA includes:
- a CDS encoding rrf2 family transcriptional regulator, which codes for MRLTNGVEQALCILVLLATQEKQIPVATDVVSKKLEVSPSYLKKIMRKLVVRGIIKSVPGSKGGVTLAKDPADIMMLDILEAMEGEMKMFPDNGLIEKVFNDSENAGRGQKIIRNVFHGADQQLIEYFSSITGEDLLKQGFGEMEKPQLDWNELTEEEKSGELK
- a CDS encoding formate dehydrogenase subunit D, encoding MNEEVMEQRTIIRYDGESLSETDDQIATEYAMTIYVNGEEFATMVCTPSHLEELVIGFLASEGMIRRVDEIESLEINEDRGFAYAELVNKTPAGREFHSKRFIGSCCGKSRQFYFQNDVKTAKTIAKKSTIPVRNCLSLMKKMQESSTDFQKTGGLHNAALCTTDDIVIAHSDIGRHNALDKIYGHCLKNRIPLKGKVIVFSGRISSEVLLKVSKIGVGIVLSKSAPTTLAIELAHDLGITACGFIRGNSLNIYSHADRITE
- a CDS encoding formate dehydrogenase, with amino-acid sequence MGKTQHPGPVKISKKPDPSLWVSKVPFGVGKIKPHHFTDTAKIAWKNRDNLGYATSIITKGVCDGCALGVSGLYDQTLKGPHVCTTRLNVLRLNTMPAVKPEILHADIDELRQYSSAELRELGRIPYPLIRRPGERKFSRLSWDDAMDMIAAKMKKLDPKQYAFFLTARGITNESYYVAGKVARFLGTNHIDNASRICHSPSKTALKRSIGVGASTSNYLDWIGTDVLLFWGSVASNSSPVSTKYMLAAKKKGTKIIVVNPYREPAMDNYWVPSNMESAMFGTKIADDFYQVNIGGDIAFMHGIMKHWFEMEQEKEGSAINHSFVQEHVNGYEELKQTVADQSWEDIIESSGVPKERIIELSTLLANSKNAVYAWALGLTMHSFATDNISQVANLALLRGHLGRKYAGLMPFRGHSSVQGSGEMGADPFVLPGSDFNDANIERMEKLWNFEIPKWQGDIVGVTLENAVLPEDHERKIKMYYLSGGNFLETMPDPDFVEQALSELDIRVHQDIILNTSTLVDAKEAVIVLPAKTRYEQEGGGTSTSTERMVYFSPEIEGNKNQVEEARAEWKIYIDLAKRVKPETAHLVDFKDGQAIREEIAKANTNYDGVQHLKKQGDVFQWGGAWLCEDGICPTPDGKGNLISVDIPDLGKKDGQFVVTSRRGKQFNSMVYKEKDPFNNAGRYDVLMNAEDGRRLSIAEGEGIVVYNGFGVFQGRAKFVDIAKGNLEVHFPEGNFLLPRGRYEKYAGIPDYNITVTVEKAERFNARKDTQYLEKRIDDLETEAN
- a CDS encoding MFS transporter; the encoded protein is MKKTKNRWLIALSAVGIHISIGSVYAWSNFTNPLIDEFGWSSSQVQLTFSLAILFLGLSAAFMGHFVEKHGPRKSGIVAAVFFGIGVTGSGFAVQLGSLPLLYLFYGVFGGIGLGVGYIAPVSTLVKWFPDRRGLATGLAIMGFGFAAAIASPVMNSLITSIGIAGTFFTLGIIYFAVMFLSSLYLERPAADWAPKGFNADSPGKKKKVPQDLSQLTANEAIKTKRFYFLWLMLFINVTCGIAILSAAKPLAEESIGLSVEEAAILVGALGIFNGLGRIGWASISDLIGRTNTYTTFFVLQAALFFLLPMTSEAILFQIMLAVIYTCYGGGFASIPAYIGDMFGTKQLGAIHGYILTAWAAAGLAGPLFAAWIKDTTGSYANSLNFFAALFLVALVITFLTRIDINKLKRENNAKEADKLAG